The Paenibacillus antri genome includes a region encoding these proteins:
- the phoU gene encoding phosphate signaling complex protein PhoU: MALQRQQFDAALQELRKALIDMGEKVETAILNSVIALRDNNLEMAEGVIAKDKEVNEAEEKIIEMGTNLIALQQPVAKDLRRVLVAFRMATDLERMADLAVDIAKVVRRINGEPLMKPLVDIPRMTEIVQTMTNDCLRAYTEENVDLAYRMAKMDDDVDHLNSQILRELMGLMADNPKTINQAMLLCFVSRHLERMADHATNIGESVVYLVVGKRPDLNQ; this comes from the coding sequence ATGGCGTTACAACGGCAACAATTCGACGCAGCGCTTCAGGAGCTTCGCAAAGCTCTGATCGATATGGGGGAAAAGGTGGAAACGGCGATCCTCAATTCCGTCATCGCCCTTCGGGACAACAACCTGGAGATGGCGGAAGGCGTCATCGCGAAGGATAAAGAAGTCAACGAGGCCGAGGAAAAAATTATCGAGATGGGGACGAACCTGATCGCCCTGCAGCAGCCGGTGGCCAAGGATTTGCGCCGCGTCCTCGTCGCGTTCCGCATGGCGACCGACCTCGAGCGGATGGCGGACCTCGCCGTCGATATCGCGAAGGTCGTCCGCCGCATCAACGGCGAGCCGCTCATGAAGCCGCTCGTCGACATTCCGCGCATGACGGAAATCGTGCAGACGATGACGAACGACTGCCTGCGGGCTTACACCGAGGAAAACGTCGATCTCGCGTACCGCATGGCGAAGATGGACGACGACGTCGACCACCTGAACAGTCAAATTTTACGCGAGCTGATGGGGCTCATGGCGGACAATCCGAAGACGATCAATCAAGCGATGCTGCTCTGCTTCGTGAGCCGCCATCTCGAGCGGATGGCCGACCATGCGACGAATATCGGGGAGAGCGTCGTATACCTCGTCGTGGGCAAGCGTCCGGATTTGAACCAGTAA